One stretch of Harmonia axyridis chromosome 1, icHarAxyr1.1, whole genome shotgun sequence DNA includes these proteins:
- the LOC123671984 gene encoding secreted RxLR effector protein 161-like has protein sequence MAESKPVGTPTENNHPDDKSSDPLDKSIPYRSAVGSLMYLACATRPDIAYAVSKAARSMSEPTYANWTSVKRIFRYLRGTSDQGLLYTSSEDDVCAYSDADLAGDIETRRSTSGFVSLIGGTAVSWTSQLQKSVALSTTEAEFVASSEGAKELIWLKRLLSEIGA, from the coding sequence ATGGCCGAGAGCAAACCTGTTGGAACTCCAACTGAAAATAACCATCCTGATGATAAATCCAGTGATCCACTAGATAAGTCTATTCCATATCGATCAGCTGTTGGATCATTGATGTATCTGGCATGTGCAACCAGACCGGATATTGCATATGCAGTGTCAAAAGCTGCCAGATCGATGTCAGAACCAACATACGCTAATTGGACATCTGTGAAGAGGATATTCAGATATCTTCGAGGAACCTCAGATCAAGGTTTACTCTACACCTCCTCTGAAGATGATGTATGTGCCTATTCAGATGCTGACCTGGCAGGCGACATTGAAACCCGAAGGTCAACGAGTGGCTTCGTATCCTTGATTGGTGGTACTGCTGTCTCTTGGACTTCTCAACTCCAGAAATCTGTGGCGCTGTCAACTACAGAAGCCGAGTTCGTCGCATCTAGTGAAGGAGCTAAGGAATTAATTTGGCTCAAAAGGCTGCTGAGTGAAATTGGTGCTTAA